Within the Paenibacillus sp. AN1007 genome, the region ATGCAGGCTTTCGATACCGGGCTAATAGTTAATGGGTATTTTAACTGTTAACAGGTATAACTGCATTTTCGTTATTGAACTGAATCTTTGTTTATACGCAGCCGCTCCCCTACGGGAGCGGCTTTTTTGATTTTTTATTAATATTTTTGGTTTCCGTATAAGCGATGTGAGGAGGGAGAACAAAGCTGCGTACAGTAAAATGCGAGAATGAAGCAGGGAGATTACGTGAGCAGATGAAGGAATTAGCCGAGCAGAAGAAATACCAACCGCAGAAGTTGGAAGAGAGCTTTAGACGGAGGTGTGAACAAGATCACTGCTCTTTTGAGCTGCATGCTGTATCCACAAATAAAGGGGAACAAGCGGCCATGCTGCGGGCAGCCAAGGAAATATGGCCTTGGGTGGATTATATTCACATCCGGGAAAAGCATCTCACGCTGCAGCAGCGGTTCAACTGGGCCAAGCAGATGGCAGCGTCCGGTATTCCAGCATCTCACATTGTAATAAATGGTGCGAATCCGTCGGAGTCCAGCCCCTTTTATCAAGGTGTGCATTGGAGTCGGGAGATGCTGCATAAGGCAGGAGTGGAGATGGCAGCCTGGCATCAGCATGATGTCCGAATG harbors:
- a CDS encoding thiamine phosphate synthase, translating into MKELAEQKKYQPQKLEESFRRRCEQDHCSFELHAVSTNKGEQAAMLRAAKEIWPWVDYIHIREKHLTLQQRFNWAKQMAASGIPASHIVINGANPSESSPFYQGVHWSREMLHKAGVEMAAWHQHDVRMRLGISVHSAEEARIAEEFGADYLFFGHVYASQSKPDTAPRGLAVLAEVCSSVRVPVIAIGGIQPSHIQAVRSSGARGAAVISSILKHESPAYAAALFKQAVEAGM